One part of the bacterium genome encodes these proteins:
- a CDS encoding YtxH domain-containing protein: METRDNNLALIFAFTAGAACGVIAGILLAPQSGEETRKKIREAGEKIRERGSVLVEKAQGLIEEGREKVEEFVEHEKGALKEKKSIIAKAVAAGKKAMDEEIERIKEKV, encoded by the coding sequence ATGGAGACAAGGGATAATAATCTAGCACTTATATTCGCATTTACCGCTGGTGCAGCCTGCGGAGTAATAGCAGGCATTCTTCTTGCTCCTCAATCTGGAGAGGAAACAAGAAAAAAGATAAGGGAGGCAGGTGAGAAGATAAGGGAAAGGGGTAGTGTTCTTGTTGAAAAGGCACAGGGTCTAATAGAAGAGGGAAGGGAAAAGGTAGAGGAATTTGTAGAGCATGAAAAAGGGGCTTTAAAAGAGAAAAAATCCATAATTGCAAAGGCTGTTGCAGCAGGAAAAAAGGCAATGGATGAAGAGATTGAGAGGA